The genomic interval ggaccaattgacattcccacaagcagtgcaggagggtctgtttgaccccataacctcttgGCATatgctgctgctgccttttctgatgtatgacattctcacaggagtgaagtggtatctcattgttgtcttgatttgcatttctctgacaatcaaagatttggagcactttttcatgtgtttcttggccttttgaatctcttctgtgaatattctgtccatgtcctctctccatttttggatggggttatttgttttcttgttgttaagtttggcaagtttgttttcttgttgttgagtttggcaagtttgttttcttgttgttgagttttttatatattttggttaatagcctcttgtctgatgtactgtatgtaaagatcttctcccattctgtgaggggtctcttggtttgggtagtggtttcttttgctgtgaagaagcgttttaatttgaagtagtcccataggtttatgcttgccttagtcttctttgtaattggattagtttccttgaagatgtctttaaaatttatgcggaaaagaattctgccaatattttcctctaagtatctgatagtttctggtctaacattcaagtcctcgatccatttggaatttacttttgtatttggttaaatacagtggttcagtttcattcttctgcatgtttcaacccatttttcccaacactctttgttgaagagactcatctttccccatttaatagtctggacacctttgtcaaagattatatgtccataggtgtgtgggggcttatttctgggttctcaattctattccactggtcagtgtgtctatttatgttccagtaccaagcagttttgatgacaatggccctataatacaatttgagatctgggagtgtgatgcttccagttctgttcttttttctcaagattgttttggcgattctaggtcttttctggttccagataaacatttgtagcatttgttctatccccctaaaaaatgtggctgggatcttgatggggatagcattaaatttgtatatggatctgggtagtatattcattttggtgatgttaattcttccaacccatgagcatggaatatctttccacttctttgtgtctttttcaatttccttgagtagtgactcataattttcagtatacaagtctttcacttctttggttaggtttactcctagatattttattgtttttgttgctataataaaaggaattgatttctggatttcaacttcttctaacttagtgtttgcatagaggaatgctactgacttttgaatgttaattttgtagactgacaccttactgtattgcctgatgatttccaaaagcttcttgctggattccttaggtttttctatgtatactaacatgtcatctgcaaattggGTGAGTTTGACTCCTctcccaatctgtatccctttaattccttgctcatgcctgattgctatggtaagaacttccaacactctgtTTAATAACaacggtgatagtgggcagccctgtctagtacctgatctgaggggaaatgcttccagtttttcaccactgagtatgatgttggctgtaggtttgctatatatagactccactatcttcaggaattttccatctactcccattatttgtagtgttttgatcataaggggatgttgtattctgtcaaaggctttctctgcatctattgatatgaccatgtggtttttggtcttgcttttattgatgtggtggatcacgttgattgatttatgtatcttaaaccaaccttgcatccctgggataaactgcacttggtcgtgatgaacaatctttttaatatactgctgtatctggttggctagaattttatttaatattttagcatctatgttcatcagagatattggtctgtagttttcttttttggcaaatgctagaagaagaagaagttttcttttttggttgtgtccctgtctgcttttggtatcaatgtgatgttggcttcacagaagctggaagggagtattccagtgtctttaatcttctggaagacttttaaaagtagaggtattagttcttctttgaaggttttgtagaattcatttgtaaaaccatctggtccaggactttttgcttttgggaaggttcttgataactgtttcaatttcattatctaTTATGGCCCTGTTCAtgttatttagttcctctttacttaattttgaagttcataggtatctaggaaatcgtccagttcttccaggttctctagcttggtggcatatagctgttcatagaagtctcacatgatatgctgaatttctgtggtgtctgttgtgttatctcctcttttatttatgatctgatttatttgggtcttctcccttttttgttttgtgagtctggctaaggtttgtcgattttgtccactctttcgaagaaccaacatttactttcatggatctttttatggttttcttattttcaaaataaaaaaacattttttaaaaactacctGTACTGTGGTAATTTGTTATGACACTCCTAGCAGATGAATATAGTAAGAGAGTGGCATAATTGAATTTGAGATTTAGGAAGACATCTAGTACAACATGAAGACATCTAGTACAACATGAAGAACTGCTATGCATGTTCTTGAAccactaacatatatatatgtgtatatgtatatatattttttcagagtTCAGTTCCTTTGGGAAAATGTCTTGATTCTTTAAGCTTGATTTTGATATCCTTCAGTGTATTTCCATAGTATTATATGTGTCTGTTATAATAATATATCAGAATTCAGTGTCCACTAAATTGGGAAGTTTATGAAATCTTTGAGAGCAAGGAccacatttcattttttaaaaaatggcactgggaaatgaactcaggaccttgtgtgtgtgtgtgtgataccaCCACCAACTGGTCTTCCcaagtatttttgttttgttttgtttttatttttattcaatataTAGATAGAAACacaacactggggagtcgggcggtagtgcagcgggttaagcgcaggtggcgcaaagcataaggaccggaggaaggatggaaggatcccggtttgagcccctggctctccacctgcaggggagtcgcttcacaggcggtgaagcaggtctgcaggtgtctgtctttcactccccctctctgtcttccccatctctctccatttctctctgtcctattcaacaatgatgacatcaataataactacaacagtaaaacaacaaggacaacaaaagggaataaataaataaataaaaaaaaataaaaaaaaaagaaacacaacactgttccaccacccatggaTTAATGGAGCCTCACCAACATTGCCTGTGGTGTTTCAAGATAGTGCTGGGGCTAGAACTCAGAACCTTGTGTATTGTAAGGTGCCCACTCTtttaggtgagctatttctcagtatttatttatttattggataatacagaaagaaattgagagaggagggggagatagagaggtagaaagacagagagacacctgcagccctgtttcaccacttgtgaagctccctatcctgcaggtggggttgcggGGGGTtgagaacccgggtccttgtgcactgtaatttgagtgcttaaccaagtgcatcatcatttggcccccatttatttattgtgagagggaaagagtccTCAGCTGTGGCATATGACTCTGCCAGGAATTAagcctggactctcaagcacgtaAGTCCTGTACTCCAGTGCACTGACCTCTCTCTCTGGCCCAGGGAGCACATCTTATCTTTGCATTTTCAATATCTAATACAGTGTTTGGCACACTGCAGGCTTTCAATAAATATCTGCAAAATTAAGCAGGTAATCGGTAAATTAATTGGAAACCTCAGGCAAGGAAACAAGTTCTAAGAATCTTGTGCTGCTTTAATAGTTTCCTAGCATACCATCCACTTGTAACTCATTTTGTCTAATTGTTTAGCAAAAGATGATAAATATATGGTAATATTTTGGGGGGTAACTTTTCATTTCTAACCTCACCCTAAAGTGAAATTAAATGAAACTTAAACTCCAAAAGTGCTGAAAACATTGACTTTAAAAGACTTTTACTTCCTTGATAATTAGACTCCCTCCCTACCATTAAGTCCTGGTATAAATtcctaaaaagagaagaaaatgctgACTATTTCTAATCACCTAATTTGTTTGGAGGAATCACCAATCGTCCATAAAGTGAATTAGTGTGCTCAGCAAACTTAAATGCATTGTTCTGTAATTTATGTAGAATTCCCGATAAGTCCTTCAGGGTTTGCCAATATGGCTAATGATTAAAGACAGCAGGCCAAAACTAATCCTCTGTCTTTGCTTTTACAATCCAGGGACAGTTACAGGAATGGAATTTATCCATTAACCAAACAAAATGTTTCTATAAATCACTGCATTAATTGTTGGGTTAGAGACTATGCCCATATCATGAAAAGCAAGCAAAGGATGTTTGTTACCCAAAAAAGATGTGCTCAGTTGACTTAATAACACTAATGTGTTTAATTTCAGCCTTCAGATAAAATGATTCTACAAGGGTCAAGGGCATACAGAGCAGGTGGAATacttgccttgccatgtgtgaaaACAAGGGAAGTTCTAgggctgtgctgtctttccctctctcactctgtctctttctgtctgaaaaagtcagagtggtgaagtcccagtgatgacaacaGAAAtcaaatttttctgtttttacaaTATTTCTGTTGTTAGAGCACTGAGTGTAGTAGGAGGTCTTACTGTATGGAAAGTAGGTGAATCTATCTTTCCCCATTTCCCTTTGAGTTTCTTGTTCCTACATATCTTTTGGCTTTTGCAACCACTGAGAAGAGCCAAGATTTAAAAGGATTTCTGACTCTTCATTAAAATTCTAGTGGAATTTTTCCAAGTTTGTTTAAGTTGACACATGAGaaagttatatatttatatatgtttgaatAAAATAATTGGAATTATTTGTAAGATTGAATCAAAATCTGATGATCTTATAAAATATTGGTTTATTAATTTCATTGTTAAaagattgcatttatttattaataaaagagtaggagaagagaaagagaatctcTAGGGTAGgccttgctggggactgaacttggtatATCAAGCTTGGGAGTCCAACATTATCTATTGTGCAACTTCCCAAACTGCTTGACTTACCTTttgaagatatttttctttctcctcatctTCCTGAATCTTTACAATTTCAGCACTCTCtaacataaagtaaaataaaattgaaataatttTATCATGTTTTACAATAATGCTGACTAAAATAATTTGATCAAGGTTAAAAGATATCACATAGATTAGCAAGATAACTATAAATATGCACTGTCTCAAAACTTTGTAAACcagattcataaataattggagaGAGTGTACTGGCCCTCTCTGCAGGGCACCGGTGCTTTCTTTAGAAGATGAGGAAAAGTCCAGAGATTCTAATTTCCACATTCCTATTCACTGCATTACAGGAATTTAGTAATCTTCTTATGGACAAATAGGGTGGTATATGAGGCATACATGACAGAAatatatgatgatgatgatgatgattgtcaccagggttatggatggggctgggtgcctgtgtgattccactggtTCCagaggtcattttatttttcctttcctttgtttttgatagagggagaaagacggataaacagacagagggagggagtcgggcggtagctcagcaggttaagcgcacgtggcaaagtgcaaggacaggagtaaggatcctggttggagccccttgctccccacttgctggggggttgcttcacaggtggtgaagcaggtctgcaggtgtctctctttctctccccctctgtcttcccctcctctctccatttctctctgtcctatccaacaacaacgacatcagtaaaacaagggcagcaaaaggaaaaataaacaaataaataaacagaaagaggtaaagacagatacctgcagtactgctctactattagtgaagcttcccccttgtaggtggagactgtagacttgaacccaggtccctacacATGAAGTAAtgttcactctactgggtgagccaccacctgaccccatccaaagtttatttatatattaccagagcactgctcaactctggtttatggtgttgtatgtgtgtgtgtgtgtgtggggggggaattgaacctgggactttggagcctcagtaatgagagtctctgcataaccattacgctatgtCCTGTGCCCGCAAAGTGTACTCTTACACTTATGTTCTGAAGACTGTAGGAACCATGATGTTGAAAAGGATGAAAATGGGTACTTACTCTCTTCATCAACAAAAAACTGCTGGTAGTAAGCTTTCTCTGAAAAATATAAACAGGAAGTAAAGAGATCACTGGAAAACTCACAGCATTAAACGCATTTATGCTTTGTATGCCTATAAAAACTGCTTGGTGACAGGTTCCCAGTCTTGGGCCTTACTGGTAAGGGTTTAGGAGTCAGGGAATTTGGCTTCTTATGTTGACACTATCTTCCTTCAACTTTTCCAGGGTTTTCATATTTGAACTCAAGTTACATAAACCACCATCCATAATATCCTTTCAGTCAACATTTCCCCAGCTTATTCTATACTGCTTTGTCAGATAGAGGGCATGACCTCCCTTGATCAAGTTTTCAGAAGTGAAGAAGGTACTACTCATCCTTTTGTGGTGGAAGAGCAGGCTAAAGAGTAGTTGTTTTAAGACTGTTGTTTTAGAATTCATGTTGGCAGTTTCTCGGGGAGGGACTTTTAGCACCTTCCAGGCTGGTCTCTGTGGCGGCGGGAATCCTGCGGGCTGGGGGGCAGTTACTCACCGACCTCATTGCATTTGGAGGTCCCCGCCACCGGCAGACGCTGACTACTGCCTCTCGTGAGCGCCAGCTGAGATTCGTTGGGTGGGTACAGCGAAGCCGCCATCCAGAACTGCTTGGCCAAGCTGGAGTCCAGATCCGAAGAACCCGTGAACACCAGTAATCCCGAGTAGCACGTTTCAAAGgactcctggctgctgctaaattGCTCGTTGGGGCTCGTTTCCATGGCAACTCAGGACGCTTCTCTGAGCTCCCTGGGTTCTCAGCTGGCCTCGC from Erinaceus europaeus chromosome 20, mEriEur2.1, whole genome shotgun sequence carries:
- the HOATZ gene encoding cilia- and flagella-associated protein HOATZ isoform X2 — translated: METSPNEQFSSSQESFETCYSGLLVFTGSSDLDSSLAKQFWMAASLYPPNESQLALTRGSSQRLPVAGTSKCNERKLTTSSFLLMKRAKRRDEILQLLRKQREERILKELISLPYKPKAKVHKVKKVVPESDKEDKEEVKALK
- the HOATZ gene encoding cilia- and flagella-associated protein HOATZ isoform X1; this translates as METSPNEQFSSSQESFETCYSGLLVFTGSSDLDSSLAKQFWMAASLYPPNESQLALTRGSSQRLPVAGTSKCNEVEKAYYQQFFVDEEKSAEIVKIQEDEEKEKYLQKAKRRDEILQLLRKQREERILKELISLPYKPKAKVHKVKKVVPESDKEDKEEVKALK
- the HOATZ gene encoding cilia- and flagella-associated protein HOATZ isoform X3, whose protein sequence is METSPNEQFSSSQESFETCYSGLLVFTGSSDLDSSLAKQFWMAASLYPPNESQLALTRGSSQRLPVAGTSKCNEVEKAYYQQFFVDEEKSAEIVKIQEDEEKEKYLQKAKRRDEILQLLRKQREERILESGTRVR